The following nucleotide sequence is from Ailuropoda melanoleuca isolate Jingjing chromosome 12, ASM200744v2, whole genome shotgun sequence.
ATTCACACATGTTATACACAAGGACAATTTTAATCCTCCATTATCCTGCAGTAACATCCACTGCTGGCTTTATATGGATTAAAACTGCATTTGCCAAGAACTGTGAACACTGAGAATCTTTACACGAAGTCACATGGTTGATACAGGCACATAGACATCTTCCAGCACCAACAGAATACATACACAACACATACCAAATGGTCTTGATGGATAAATTTGCTTCATCAGATACTCATATTTAGTAAAATTCACAGTTAATGCAGAATttcgttttaatttgcatcttcaTTACACAtgtttcttaagattttaattatttaaaaaaccactcattcattcaaggtTGTAATTTGCATGGCAATAAACAACGGGTTCTAAGTTTCTTAGAGGTGTCTATAGCAATTTAAAATACCAGGACGTCTTCTTTTCAATCTGTAGAACCTGACTTAAGAcctttataaaaacaaagtttaaattCATTCAGTGCATTCATTAAAATTCATTGTCACTGTTTCTCTTCTGAGAAAGACTCATTTCAATTGCTATTTCCCAGAcgatatgcatatatatatattgagtaTTAGTGTATCTTCTTTTCAATTGGCTAGCAGAATTTTACTTGCAGAATATATAGCGAGAATAAGAACTCGGCAGCATCTCTGAATGGCCTTCCACTCAAAACAATGGTGATAATAACgtataaaatgtatttggggTCTGCCCCCCACTGAAAACCACCAAACGGGTTTCCAaagtttttttggaaaatatttttaaaaatatgcataatattcTACCACATGGTGCACCATCATTCATTTCCCAATTGTTCATTTGTATCAGTTGCTATTCTCTTATATTTATGAGTAACGTTGTGATGAACACCTTCACCCACAGAATGATTCTATCTTTAGGATAACGTCAACTAAGTGGCTTACTGGGTCAGACTGCAGATGGTTTTAAGGCTTTAATATACTTTACCAAATAATCTCCAGAAGAGCACGCACAACTCCTACCAACATTAAGTTAATGTGACCACGAAGTGGACTGGGTTGGTAACAATGAAGCAAATTCAACCACAAATCTATTAGATGCCCAAGCATCTCAAAACTATCACACCAAAGAAGCAAGGAGACAGTTAATAATGGTGATGAAgccaaaattcaaattctttaaaatattactcagctttaaaTCACGATTTCCTTAAATCAtgattattttaagataataaacaGAAAAGCTTTGCACAAAAAGTCTAgtgtttttccaaaaataaaaagttaaaaagagaaagagaaaagtcagtACCAAATgaccaaaaatttttatttgactaAATTCTATTTCATGCATAAGCATGACAGTCTCCCCTGTTTATTAGACTTtggcaataaaaaaaacaagcagcCTCATACAGAACAGTGAAAATGCCAAGGGTGAGGGTAATCTACAGTTTTACTGtaggataaatatatatatttttaaaaggcctctCTCCCTTTGGCCATATCAACTCTCAGTTCAGATCATTAAATAGAGacaaattttcaaaatcacttcTTTACTTCTCCAAGATCTTCGATGCTATCATCATCCacctataaaacaaataattatatctCATGAATTGTGGTGTCAGATAACATGGAAGCAACTTGCTTTAAAAACTTATATCCACAGAtgcacatgttctaccaactcaCCTCTGGCCATTTTTCCTGAATGACATcaattatgtcatctgtaaagtCTCCCTGAATGATGATTTCATCCTCTCCTGTTACTGAGGCACCACAGGAGAATTTTTGAGCAAAAAATCTTTGTGCTTCTTTAAGATCAATTTCtgttattgaaaaaaaagaaatagcaagacTATAATTGGAACTGTTTATCAAAGATATTTTTCCACTTTGAAATTTAATCTGCATCTTAATTTCATAAAACAGACTGCCTTAATGGGTTTTATATTCCTTTCATGATAATTACAAACTACCACAGGCAGTGGTCTTAACCATTCAACTTAAATTTTCAAGGTCAAATAAAGCTTCAGTACATAAAAATAGCATTATtcaggggggatggggtaactgggtgatgggcaataAGGAAGGTAcatgatgcaatgagcactgggtgttatacacaactgatgaatcactgaactctacctctgatgctaataatacactatacagttaattaactgaatttaaataaaaattcaaaaattaaaggtgtatcttatctctctctctctttctctctctctctcacacacaaagcATTATTCACACTATTCATACCTCATATGGTAAGACCAAAATAAATCCAGGAACGTGTTAATTCCAAGCATTACATACACATTTCCAAGTACAATGAAGTTCTTTTGTTTATACCTTTTTACAAGATAAATAGTTACAGGAGAAACAAACCTGTTATCTAATGATTATTTTTCAACTGTGTTGTCACAGGAAAGAATCTTGGTTTACAATTTCACTGTTCATTCAAGGCCTCCAGAAGGAGCTCTGAAGCAGGACATTTTACTGATACCCACATTCCCTCACCCTCTACTACTGTTCCCAGAGGGCACGAGCCATATTGCAGCCTTTTGCCATCTAGCTTACAGGGACAGAAGAGCAGTACTGATAGGCTTCAAAAGGAATCCTACCTAGCCCTCCTCATTCCACATAAAATGTGTCCAAGGAGGTATTCTGtaaaggaaaaagttaaactaGTTCCCtttgcaaaagatttttaaatttcttcaaaatcTGACTTTTGAGGCTATAGTTAGAcatgcaaaatattattttgtatcttcTTAGCAAAAAACAGACCTGTGAAATTTTCATGATGCCAggttaaaagaaatggaaagagcaagacagagacagagggagggaggcagagagcaacagagagaatATAGTTCACACATTTTAAACATACTTAAACTTGAACTCACCGAAAGTTGCAAGGCCACATACTCTTGTTAcatatttcttctttgctctAGGAATTTTGGCTATTGTAACCTTTTGTGGTACAGtcttctttttttgctttatttgacCCCTtccacctttatttatttaaaaaaaaagctcagcATCAATGGTTTTGTGTTTAACAAAAAGAATACTGTCTTTAAGCTTATTAATTTTCAAGAAGTAccaaatattatttctaaagttTCTTCTTCTAATACAAAACTAATAAACACATGCATGagtattcattcaataaatatttattaagtaacaTGTACCAAGCACTGCACTAACAGCTGATGACACAAagagtccctgccctccaggggctcTTAGTCTAatgaaggagacaaaaaaaaaagtttaataattaCTGCCACTGATATATACTATAACAGGATCCATGAATACGGCACTACCATAGCTTTGCAGAGGAATCCGGAGGACAGAAAAGGTTTCCCAAAAGAAAGGGCATCTAAGTTCTTGCAGAAGAAGGAACTGTCCAGATGAAAGCAGAAGGGCTGGAGAGAGACAGTAAGAAAGATACCCCAGGAACAGGGAACAAGTACAAAGAGAAGGCATTATACTTGA
It contains:
- the DENR gene encoding density-regulated protein, which translates into the protein MAADISESGGHDCKGDPRGNTKLDADYPLRVLYCGVCSLPTEYCEYMPDVAKCRQWLEKNFPNEFAKLTVENSPKQEAGINEGQGTAGEEEEKKKQKRGGRGQIKQKKKTVPQKVTIAKIPRAKKKYVTRVCGLATFEIDLKEAQRFFAQKFSCGASVTGEDEIIIQGDFTDDIIDVIQEKWPEVDDDSIEDLGEVKK